The following is a genomic window from Acidobacteriota bacterium.
TGTCGGATTGTCAAGGAACAGATTCGGTTACAGGGCGAGGGGGTTCGGGATCTGGTGATGGAAGTTTGTGCCGCCCTTCACAATTTTCGAGTTCGGATCACACCCTGGGTTCCTATGATTTAATCGTAATAACCTTTATTGACTATCTTGGGCGGATGTTCTGGTTTTTTGAATAGTGTAGTCTGAAGTAGTCTGCAGCTTGCAGTCAAACAGGTTTGTTTTGAGGAAATATGAAAATTGTTATTCCAGGCGGAACCGGACAGGTTGGAACAGTTCTGGCACGAGCCTTTCAAGCTGCCGGCCACGAAGTTGTCATTTTGAGTCGAACCCAGCAGCCTTCGGTGTGGCGTGTCATTACCTGGGATGCCGAAAGCCTGGGGTTGTGGGCTTCAGAACTTGACGGCGCCGATGTCGTCATCAATCTGGCAGGCAGGTCGGTCAATTGCCGGTACACGGCTGAAAACCGACGGCAAATCGTTGATTCGCGAGTCAAATCAACCCAGGTCATCGGGAAGGCAATTGCCCAATGCAAAAATCCGCCGCGTGTGTGGTTACAAGCCAGTACGGCGACAATTTATGCCCATCGGTATGATGCTCCACATGATGAGGCAACTGGAGTCATCGGGGGAACGGAACCCAGTGTGCCGGAAACGTGGCGGTTTAGCATTGATGTGGCAACCATGTGGGAAAAGGCAGCGGAAGAGGCACTTATTCCAAACACCCGAAAAGTGTTGCTCCGGTCAGCGATGACGATGAGCCCGGATCGGGGAGGAGTCTTTGACGTGTTGCTTGGGCTGACGCGGGGTGGATTGGGTGGGCAGTCAGGAAATGGGCGTCAATATGTTTCCTGGATTCACGATCAGGATTTTATTCGGGCGGTCAACTGGATTATCGAGCAAGACCATTTGTCAGGGCCAGTTAATCTTTCGTCCCCCAACCCCATTCCAAATGCGGAATTTATGCGAACATTGAGGAAAGCCTGGGGGATTCCGATGGGGCTACCGGCCAGCAAATGGATGCTTGAAATCGGGGCTGTTTTTCTGCGAACCGAAACCGAACTGATTCTCAAAAGCCGTCGGGTGATACCGGGCAAGCTCCAGGAATCCGGTTTTCGCTTTCTCTTTCCAACCTGGGATGCGGCAGCCGTGGATCTTTGCCGCCGCTGGCGGGCAACTCAACCCCGCACCTGAGTCATTTCGTCAATTTGCCATTTTCCGGCAAGGGCGGGACAAACTCATACCGGGCCACATCCGCATAGTTAAATGTGGTATGGCTGGAATTCAGATTACAGCGGGTTGTCCCGTTTGGAATGTCATAGAGCAAATAAAGCTCTTCACCCGTTTTGAGTCGAGAGCAATCGCTGGGAGTTGAACATCCCCGTCCGACCACCAGCAGTTTGGTTTCATCCTTGGACCACAAAATTCGCTCATTGGCAAAAGAAGGAAGGTTGTGAACGGCGTAAATCACTTTGGCTGGCTGACGATGAGTGGTGTCTTCGAGTTTTATTTCAATTTTGTGGTCGGCTTGTTTGTAGTCAATTAGTTTGGCGCGCCAGTGGCCAGTCGGGGAAAGAAAGGTGTGATCAATGGTGTAGGCAAACTGGCTATAGATCAAGAGACCCAAGCCAACCCACACGACCAGAGTGGTGGCAACTCGTTCACGATAGGCATCAGTTTCAGCGGTCTCCATCATTTTCCTCCAGAGGGTAAAAGAAAAAAGATTTATGACCTGGGCAAGGTGTAGCAGGTAAACGGTGGGGAATATGGGGTGAAATCCCACAAAACCTGCTCTCAAACCAGGGGTTGTCAGTACCAGTTTGAATCACAAAAAATTGTTGGGAGTTGGTAAAGAAGCCCGCATCGTACTGGAAAAACCACCTTTTCTCAATGGAAAAATTTGAAGCCCTCAGGAGTATTGAGGTTGATACCATTGAAAAGAAAAATGCGGGTTGAATATACAAACCCGCATTCCAATTCCGACCTGGTCTGCTTGAAGCCCTGGTTACTCAAGTACTTCAAAATCAATCCATTGGCTAACCGATTTGCCCTCTTTGGTGCGCACTTTATCGGTTACCGTGAGTTGGAGCACATACAGACCCGGATCCATTTGCGTGCCAAGCTGGAGTTGCCCGCCAGTTCGGATTTGTTTCCAGTCAGTTTGTGGAGGAAACGCTATTGCACGGGGTTGTCCCTGAAAGACAAGCTGGCCATCGCGGAACAGGGTAACCTGAATTTCAAGATTTGGCTGGCGGGTTTGGGAATCAAGCTGAGGATTGAAAATGTCATACCCGTACTGCACCACATTCCCACGTTGAATTCGACGAACAGCCGGACTGGCTTCCGGGGCGCTCC
Proteins encoded in this region:
- a CDS encoding TIGR01777 family protein, yielding MKIVIPGGTGQVGTVLARAFQAAGHEVVILSRTQQPSVWRVITWDAESLGLWASELDGADVVINLAGRSVNCRYTAENRRQIVDSRVKSTQVIGKAIAQCKNPPRVWLQASTATIYAHRYDAPHDEATGVIGGTEPSVPETWRFSIDVATMWEKAAEEALIPNTRKVLLRSAMTMSPDRGGVFDVLLGLTRGGLGGQSGNGRQYVSWIHDQDFIRAVNWIIEQDHLSGPVNLSSPNPIPNAEFMRTLRKAWGIPMGLPASKWMLEIGAVFLRTETELILKSRRVIPGKLQESGFRFLFPTWDAAAVDLCRRWRATQPRT